A genomic window from Tolypothrix sp. PCC 7910 includes:
- the cas2 gene encoding CRISPR-associated endonuclease Cas2, whose protein sequence is MFYLVCYDIVSDTRRNKVARLLEAYGLRVQKSVFECVLDENQYTTLSKYLTRLVNKREDQVRFYPMSAHNRCKVAVLGTQPEFVVDDAAFIV, encoded by the coding sequence ATGTTTTATTTGGTTTGCTACGACATAGTTAGCGATACCCGCCGCAACAAAGTAGCGAGACTCCTAGAAGCTTACGGGTTGCGAGTGCAAAAGTCAGTTTTTGAATGTGTATTGGATGAAAACCAATATACAACTCTATCCAAATACTTGACTCGGCTGGTGAATAAACGCGAAGACCAAGTGCGATTTTATCCTATGTCTGCACATAACCGTTGCAAAGTAGCAGTATTAGGAACGCAACCTGAGTTTGTTGTGGATGATGCAGCATTTATTGTTTAG
- the cas10 gene encoding type III-B CRISPR-associated protein Cas10/Cmr2: protein MNFYQRKLYALLQVPNLPTWGDNLASQLECLQSDLPQLREWWGENNEQNSGIIGRQAQDIGSSCDADLATNIDQPIAARLAQDIGSSCDRLNLPPIQRTDNTQPVTVHHPISGQQQQVTQLQLLDNAPDISQIQHETDAKKVFWWFWRFYPELLANNQQNALLFPAHLAIPDCPLHSHQSTVSALTGAMFPATWQKGEPHQTPYLLVFTFSPVQEFIKSSRKFLDFWAGSYLLHYLSSRLCWHIAQQLGPDAVIIPSLWSQEIIDALIMQKYPDFASNFAHLQEDGKNPVQRFKDKISTSLSTAGFPNAITVLVSGEAEAKHWGKFLKDTLTTEWVKIGTQVKSHIRTQVIEFLDQQTPEKLEEILTEVFPEFKNTSDKLDPYRRELQLLKQQCCWEWRKLWEAQLDYTWEPYWTAIPLGNPEKPLAINKNNGNFDSAWISSQTEIARPIVDLPDEWETKFYTYFNVGTWWGSIQQRLRICLNDVKYTRNWQISTAPGERSSISGQFSALHPQLNYQVTTTLTGKTRDLRQGSGVAAGSLRLFWFVMSKAYPGLFNGSEKLNALELTKRMAWVYGGVAESLGIPIVLTEDPLPDEAAAELEAEPEASSQNLQQTNQIIDYEKLIRFPNLSSIAVAAFAQAHPHLIQAYRRNLYRLFKQHKSKFSRLQQRAFYSKTSRPSHIPNADKAIKEKFPDIKGGYNGVMFSSKWLIDDMGLQEQERIAASNNANSSNDQNKRKQVEIIREIVQQAHQATGFGDTSPADWWVILLADGDGMGDYVSGKKLNIYRDYVEEDAVDKSSADFNENLFTEFLNKTDKRMGPATHVGLNRALLDFSNRLVPYLTEKRFCGRVIYSGGDDVMVVLPIEDLPEYLLSLRAAWSGGDDPKREFESDRNGDTTKSNTPTGYWYPGEEITTLAKRPHFTMGSNATMSAGVVIAHKSVPLPTVLESLWTAESDRAKRIADKDGICFRVIYGGGNQLEALMKGELLESWWDWVKKYEFYQENLSPLLYRLAEELPNRASITDNYHLFSKAAKVIMESRDSHKQLDVFKLIENWLDDWEDWAKKTLEKWARKSLKEWAEKIIEQRDRKTPQEIEQAVKTLEQIEEWNQQPLEHWVKEAKKLNPIPVGTQPEDLAKLLRFTAFWIDNRVERWQWKEKASD from the coding sequence ATGAACTTTTACCAACGTAAGTTATATGCACTACTACAAGTACCAAATTTACCAACCTGGGGAGACAACCTTGCATCCCAACTAGAATGTCTTCAAAGTGACTTACCCCAACTGCGGGAATGGTGGGGGGAAAATAACGAGCAAAATAGCGGCATAATAGGTAGACAAGCACAAGATATTGGTTCATCGTGCGATGCTGATTTAGCAACTAACATTGATCAACCAATTGCAGCTAGACTTGCACAAGATATCGGTTCATCGTGCGATCGCCTTAACTTACCTCCTATACAACGCACAGATAATACACAACCTGTTACCGTTCATCATCCAATCAGTGGTCAACAACAACAGGTTACACAATTGCAACTTTTAGATAACGCACCAGATATTAGCCAGATACAACACGAAACGGACGCTAAAAAAGTTTTTTGGTGGTTTTGGCGATTTTACCCAGAACTGTTAGCAAACAATCAACAGAATGCATTACTCTTTCCAGCACATCTAGCCATCCCCGACTGTCCCCTACACAGCCACCAAAGTACAGTTTCGGCTTTAACTGGTGCAATGTTTCCGGCGACTTGGCAGAAAGGAGAACCGCATCAAACACCTTATCTATTAGTATTTACCTTCTCTCCAGTGCAGGAATTTATCAAATCTTCCCGCAAATTCCTAGATTTTTGGGCGGGTTCATATCTGCTTCATTATCTCAGCAGTCGATTGTGCTGGCATATTGCCCAGCAGCTTGGCCCTGATGCGGTAATTATACCTTCCCTATGGAGTCAGGAAATTATTGATGCATTAATTATGCAAAAATATCCTGATTTTGCATCTAATTTTGCACATCTCCAAGAAGATGGTAAAAATCCCGTACAGAGATTTAAAGATAAAATATCCACCAGTTTAAGCACAGCCGGTTTCCCCAATGCAATTACTGTATTAGTTTCAGGAGAAGCAGAAGCCAAACACTGGGGAAAATTTCTCAAGGATACTTTAACCACAGAATGGGTGAAAATCGGTACACAAGTCAAAAGCCATATTAGAACCCAAGTTATAGAATTTTTAGATCAACAAACACCAGAAAAATTAGAGGAAATTTTAACAGAAGTATTCCCCGAATTTAAAAATACATCTGACAAACTCGATCCTTACCGCAGAGAACTGCAACTTCTCAAACAACAATGCTGTTGGGAATGGAGAAAACTTTGGGAAGCCCAACTTGATTACACATGGGAACCATACTGGACAGCCATACCATTAGGAAACCCAGAAAAACCATTAGCTATTAATAAAAACAATGGGAATTTTGATTCAGCTTGGATTAGTTCCCAAACCGAAATTGCTCGACCAATCGTAGATTTACCTGATGAGTGGGAAACTAAATTTTATACTTATTTTAACGTTGGAACCTGGTGGGGTAGCATCCAGCAACGCCTGAGAATTTGCTTAAACGATGTTAAATATACTCGTAATTGGCAAATTTCTACTGCGCCTGGGGAACGTTCTTCAATATCAGGACAATTTAGCGCCCTTCACCCGCAACTTAATTATCAAGTAACAACAACCCTTACAGGAAAAACACGAGACTTACGCCAAGGTAGTGGTGTAGCCGCAGGTTCACTGCGCTTATTTTGGTTTGTTATGTCTAAAGCTTATCCTGGTTTATTTAACGGTTCAGAAAAACTTAATGCGCTAGAACTTACCAAGCGAATGGCTTGGGTATATGGAGGTGTAGCGGAATCTTTAGGAATTCCTATTGTCCTAACCGAAGACCCTTTACCTGATGAAGCTGCTGCAGAATTGGAAGCAGAACCCGAAGCTAGCAGCCAAAACTTACAACAAACAAACCAAATAATTGATTACGAAAAATTAATTCGTTTTCCTAACCTCAGTTCCATTGCTGTAGCTGCTTTTGCACAAGCACATCCCCATCTAATACAAGCTTACAGAAGAAATTTATATCGACTTTTCAAGCAACATAAAAGTAAGTTTTCTCGTTTACAGCAACGCGCTTTTTATTCCAAAACTAGCCGTCCATCTCATATCCCAAATGCAGATAAAGCAATTAAAGAAAAATTTCCTGACATCAAAGGTGGTTACAACGGAGTGATGTTTTCTAGTAAATGGCTCATCGATGATATGGGCTTACAAGAACAGGAACGTATCGCCGCCAGTAATAATGCAAATTCATCTAATGACCAAAACAAACGCAAGCAAGTTGAAATTATTCGAGAAATCGTCCAACAAGCTCATCAAGCAACAGGTTTTGGTGACACCAGTCCTGCTGATTGGTGGGTAATTCTCCTTGCTGATGGCGATGGTATGGGCGACTATGTTTCAGGGAAGAAACTTAACATATACAGGGATTACGTTGAAGAAGATGCTGTTGATAAAAGCAGTGCAGATTTTAACGAAAATCTATTTACTGAATTCCTCAATAAAACTGATAAACGCATGGGGCCAGCTACCCATGTAGGTTTAAACCGCGCCTTATTAGACTTTTCTAATCGCTTAGTTCCCTACTTAACAGAAAAGCGCTTCTGCGGTCGTGTTATTTACAGTGGTGGCGATGATGTCATGGTAGTGCTACCCATAGAAGATTTACCAGAATATTTATTATCATTGCGTGCTGCTTGGAGTGGTGGCGATGATCCCAAGAGGGAGTTTGAAAGCGATCGCAATGGTGATACTACAAAATCAAATACACCTACTGGTTACTGGTATCCAGGGGAAGAAATCACAACACTAGCCAAACGTCCTCACTTCACAATGGGAAGTAATGCAACCATGAGTGCTGGTGTGGTAATTGCTCATAAAAGCGTTCCCTTACCCACTGTCCTAGAAAGCCTTTGGACAGCAGAAAGCGATAGAGCTAAACGAATAGCTGACAAAGATGGTATATGCTTCCGAGTAATTTATGGTGGTGGAAATCAGTTAGAAGCACTCATGAAAGGTGAATTACTAGAGTCTTGGTGGGATTGGGTCAAAAAATATGAATTCTATCAAGAAAACCTCAGCCCACTACTATATAGATTAGCCGAAGAACTCCCCAATCGCGCTTCTATTACAGATAATTATCATCTGTTTTCTAAAGCAGCTAAAGTGATTATGGAAAGCCGTGATTCTCATAAGCAACTTGATGTTTTTAAATTAATTGAAAACTGGTTAGATGACTGGGAAGATTGGGCGAAAAAGACCTTAGAAAAATGGGCTAGAAAAAGTCTAAAGGAATGGGCTGAAAAAATTATAGAACAACGCGATCGCAAAACTCCACAAGAAATAGAACAAGCTGTAAAAACCCTAGAACAAATAGAAGAATGGAATCAACAGCCTCTAGAACATTGGGTTAAAGAAGCGAAAAAACTTAACCCCATACCCGTAGGTACTCAACCCGAAGATTTAGCCAAACTTTTGAGATTTACTGCTTTTTGGATCGATAACCGAGTTGAACGTTGGCAATGGAAAGAAAAAGCTTCTGATTGA
- a CDS encoding type III-B CRISPR module-associated Cmr3 family protein, translating to MHWYKITPLDILLFRDCKPFSPGDGSWAKSLFPPMPITVFQALRSLSTPTTNQAERSKRDLTFLGPFLLDSNHTLWLPTPKDLVCLYPPGEDRKTSSDNWSEIQRLQPIDHEHGEWKHLVFGGEIDPLVLNKKWSGNVSPPKPWIKAEALFDYLQGKKNNSNWQKTDFHSNPWKTQVLPHIQMQTDKRQVKDADGYFTEVAIRMEDGWCFVAALNLEVSESVIRLGGEGHRALVSSLKLEADDILKAQLDLLLKSDRSSTVSNFAYLLTPGLALFDETRYSAYPQAWKLKGCATDKALLWGGVSTLRQDLEGNKTKEEFALLPQRAFVPPGTVYIFKGELSANPQVLPEDGGRWLETFQKLNYGKLLWGKN from the coding sequence ATGCATTGGTACAAAATTACCCCACTAGATATATTACTATTTCGAGATTGCAAGCCTTTCAGTCCTGGTGATGGCTCTTGGGCGAAAAGTTTATTTCCACCCATGCCAATTACAGTATTTCAGGCATTGCGATCACTCTCAACACCAACCACCAATCAAGCCGAACGCAGCAAGCGAGATTTAACATTCCTTGGCCCCTTTTTATTAGATAGCAACCATACCCTTTGGTTACCCACACCCAAAGATTTAGTTTGTTTGTATCCCCCAGGAGAAGACCGCAAAACCTCCTCCGATAACTGGAGTGAAATTCAACGCCTGCAACCCATTGACCATGAACATGGGGAGTGGAAGCACTTGGTATTTGGTGGAGAAATCGATCCACTGGTTCTCAATAAAAAATGGTCTGGGAATGTCAGCCCACCTAAACCTTGGATTAAAGCCGAAGCATTGTTTGATTACCTACAAGGTAAAAAAAATAATAGTAATTGGCAGAAAACAGACTTTCACAGTAATCCTTGGAAAACGCAGGTATTACCTCACATCCAAATGCAAACAGACAAGCGACAAGTTAAAGATGCAGATGGCTACTTTACTGAAGTTGCAATTCGCATGGAAGATGGATGGTGCTTTGTGGCGGCTTTGAATCTGGAAGTTTCAGAAAGCGTTATCAGGTTAGGAGGTGAGGGACATCGGGCTTTGGTATCATCACTGAAACTGGAAGCAGATGACATATTAAAAGCACAACTTGATTTATTGCTAAAGAGCGATCGCTCATCTACAGTATCAAACTTTGCCTATCTGCTCACCCCTGGACTAGCACTATTTGACGAAACCAGATACAGCGCCTATCCCCAAGCTTGGAAGCTAAAAGGCTGTGCTACAGACAAAGCTTTACTCTGGGGTGGTGTCTCAACGCTGCGTCAAGATTTGGAAGGCAACAAAACCAAGGAGGAGTTTGCATTATTACCGCAACGGGCATTTGTTCCGCCGGGCACAGTGTACATCTTTAAGGGTGAACTATCTGCAAATCCACAAGTCTTACCCGAAGACGGTGGACGGTGGTTAGAGACTTTTCAAAAGCTAAATTATGGAAAACTTTTATGGGGGAAAAATTAA
- the cmr4 gene encoding type III-B CRISPR module RAMP protein Cmr4, which produces MGEKLKQMNNYLSYLYLLTPLHTGATSNEGNLMGIAREVHTELPYIPSSSIRGKIRSTMEAVNEAEADSFFGKRIKNDNQPTEGEVWFADATLLLFPIASFSHQYLWITCPLWLSRWNRWLQNQDLTKLIEEWRLEFQNTSKKAIASVTGEQVFLQGAILNEEEITQINATNKAMFLDIFKDIPDGDGILNIKDKLLILADQDCAALVEIGLQREVKITLETDKKIVDSGSFRSQEAIPSETVLFFPWGMKVSKYNLTQTVRKSLLDALNDRLQFGGLEGLGRGWTETKTVELINSPEKKEEN; this is translated from the coding sequence ATGGGGGAAAAATTAAAACAGATGAATAACTACTTGTCGTATTTATATCTATTAACACCATTGCATACAGGTGCTACTAGCAACGAAGGTAACTTAATGGGAATTGCGCGGGAAGTGCATACTGAATTACCTTATATTCCGTCTTCTTCTATACGGGGTAAAATTCGTTCGACTATGGAAGCAGTAAATGAAGCAGAAGCAGATAGTTTTTTTGGGAAACGGATTAAAAATGATAATCAACCAACCGAAGGGGAAGTTTGGTTTGCTGATGCAACCCTATTGCTATTTCCTATTGCTTCTTTTAGCCATCAATATTTGTGGATAACTTGTCCTTTATGGTTAAGTCGATGGAATCGTTGGTTGCAAAATCAAGATTTAACAAAATTGATTGAAGAATGGAGATTAGAGTTTCAAAATACAAGTAAAAAAGCGATCGCATCAGTTACAGGTGAACAAGTATTTTTGCAAGGTGCGATTCTGAATGAAGAAGAAATTACTCAAATTAATGCTACTAATAAAGCCATGTTTTTGGATATTTTTAAAGACATACCCGATGGGGATGGCATTTTAAATATCAAAGACAAATTATTAATTTTAGCCGACCAAGATTGTGCCGCTTTAGTAGAAATAGGTTTGCAAAGAGAAGTAAAAATTACTCTTGAAACAGACAAAAAAATAGTAGATAGCGGTTCGTTTCGCTCGCAAGAGGCTATTCCTTCAGAAACAGTTTTATTTTTTCCTTGGGGAATGAAAGTAAGTAAATATAATTTAACTCAAACTGTCCGCAAATCACTATTAGATGCTTTAAATGACCGTTTACAATTTGGTGGACTTGAAGGTTTAGGTCGCGGTTGGACGGAAACTAAAACAGTTGAGTTAATAAACAGTCCAGAGAAAAAGGAGGAAAACTAA
- a CDS encoding RAMP superfamily CRISPR-associated protein, with amino-acid sequence MNRNFQPGKSNSPSDIWHEFVQAELKNKSKIGTLLESAIYGGYENKSLTIYFTDDAIRKNAQGQRDAIQKKLKDQFRLVCDRISFITGSAPATSVTSTPVEAINNSKLSNPLQELYWIERILPDDKDEAQRMKILTSTVAAEKSCNEIYKKLRDRTLKLVDNNEANTLLVAFNWRLRVGGTRGFRELLLPVLHPVFGIPYIPASTLKGAALAWAKKHHDASAQVFEILGMLKDKNAKAAKVEFLDAFPIKPCLNIDVATPQWSWVDNVVKYQPVPHPFLSLHQPEFLIGLRLTAKGKEYQDRINQDKENQGEAKEDTVKIVKEWLENALAEGIGSRVSSGYGRILNTPASIQSINKSNNYEFELWTQGMYGYNPPSRQNRQGDVEFRPTAIRGILRYWFRAVALSLYDISTSQNLEIRLFGALGQQGKISVSTKTNPSPPNEPYCYRGRIYLSATETRYLHLAEKLLILASHLGGVGRGSRRPLHLLHGRMRGCHWEVTNSDLPLAYDASQWSNLFTTLKQAFQQIETSTNNYTSNPGQPNKRKQDVLDKNAQVWLVKSPGQIQPQQVKNWSLEGNTKNVKGEALDFLYKNKNFKGVGQENGNANVGGALGTPSYVWIKSIFPYKQEPYQVVTIFGCEHPDRLAYAREMDKLRKINQALLVFG; translated from the coding sequence ATGAATCGTAATTTTCAACCTGGAAAATCTAACTCACCTAGCGATATTTGGCATGAGTTTGTACAAGCAGAACTTAAGAATAAATCAAAAATTGGAACTCTGCTAGAATCTGCTATTTATGGTGGATATGAAAATAAATCCTTGACTATCTACTTTACTGATGATGCTATACGTAAAAACGCACAGGGACAACGTGATGCTATCCAAAAAAAACTAAAAGACCAATTTAGATTAGTTTGCGATCGCATCTCTTTTATTACTGGTTCTGCACCTGCAACTTCTGTAACTTCCACACCAGTTGAAGCGATTAATAATAGTAAATTAAGCAATCCGCTACAAGAACTGTATTGGATAGAACGAATCCTTCCTGATGATAAAGACGAAGCACAACGGATGAAAATCCTCACAAGTACCGTTGCTGCCGAAAAAAGTTGCAACGAGATATATAAAAAATTGCGCGATCGCACTTTGAAACTTGTAGATAATAACGAAGCTAATACCCTTCTAGTTGCGTTTAATTGGCGATTGCGTGTTGGTGGTACGCGAGGTTTTCGGGAATTATTATTACCCGTCTTGCATCCGGTGTTTGGCATACCTTATATCCCTGCCTCTACTTTGAAAGGTGCTGCCCTTGCCTGGGCAAAAAAACATCATGATGCGTCAGCGCAAGTATTTGAAATATTAGGGATGCTGAAAGATAAGAATGCTAAGGCAGCAAAAGTCGAATTTTTAGATGCATTTCCTATCAAACCTTGTCTGAATATTGATGTTGCTACACCACAATGGTCTTGGGTAGATAATGTAGTTAAATACCAACCCGTACCCCATCCATTTCTGAGTTTACACCAGCCAGAATTTTTAATTGGTTTGCGTCTCACTGCAAAAGGGAAAGAGTACCAAGACAGAATCAATCAAGATAAAGAAAATCAGGGGGAAGCAAAAGAAGATACAGTAAAAATCGTCAAAGAATGGTTAGAAAATGCACTTGCAGAAGGTATTGGTTCGCGTGTTAGTAGTGGTTACGGACGCATATTAAATACACCCGCAAGTATTCAATCTATTAATAAGTCTAATAACTATGAATTTGAACTATGGACACAAGGAATGTATGGTTATAATCCCCCTTCAAGACAAAATAGACAAGGAGATGTTGAATTTCGTCCGACTGCCATACGAGGGATTTTAAGATATTGGTTTCGCGCAGTTGCATTGAGTTTATATGATATTTCAACCAGCCAAAATTTAGAAATACGATTATTTGGTGCATTGGGACAACAAGGCAAAATATCTGTTAGCACCAAAACTAACCCATCTCCACCTAATGAACCCTATTGTTACCGAGGGAGAATTTATTTATCAGCAACTGAAACTAGATATCTTCATCTTGCCGAAAAATTATTAATTCTTGCTTCCCATTTAGGAGGAGTTGGAAGAGGATCGAGACGACCTTTACACTTATTGCATGGTAGAATGCGCGGTTGTCATTGGGAAGTCACTAATAGCGATTTACCCCTTGCTTATGATGCAAGTCAATGGAGTAATTTATTCACGACATTAAAACAAGCTTTTCAACAAATTGAAACATCAACCAACAACTATACCAGCAATCCGGGACAACCAAACAAGCGAAAGCAAGATGTATTAGATAAAAACGCTCAAGTTTGGTTAGTCAAATCTCCTGGTCAAATTCAGCCTCAACAAGTTAAAAACTGGAGTTTAGAAGGTAATACAAAAAATGTTAAAGGTGAAGCATTAGATTTTTTGTATAAGAATAAAAACTTTAAAGGAGTAGGTCAGGAAAACGGTAATGCAAACGTTGGTGGTGCATTAGGAACACCTTCTTATGTTTGGATAAAATCAATTTTTCCCTATAAACAAGAGCCTTATCAAGTGGTAACCATTTTTGGGTGTGAACATCCAGATAGACTTGCATATGCTAGAGAAATGGACAAATTAAGAAAAATAAATCAAGCATTATTAGTTTTCGGATAA
- a CDS encoding SAVED domain-containing protein: MVKNSKKRILVVAANPKNTSPLRLAAEVKEIDQAIQQAKKRSKFEVLKPCLAATYRDFSQAVLEANPHIVHFCGHGEGDKGLVLEDITGQATFVDAITLAGLFELFQDQVECVLLNACYSEVQAEVIKQHIDYVIGMNQPVGDRAAIEFAVGFYDALGTGRDYEFAYNFGCNRISLPHIQQADIPILKKKPQPEPDFNPSIWIHAWKKPKQGYGDSPTVELDWTQYFDIDSQPRRIADQATWDNILQPSLLKARKELPERAVIDVRGLLPLTTAVSIGTVFPDTLGYILRMEQRTTAQNNLWRSDAKPSDAKFKIVQEDGEIGEHLLVALGITGDASRDVDKLRKNSPIPFNSVVYAEPEFGTGERAIRSNEDVTALVIHAKEIIRQYRHKYDAICTHLVVYAPVSFCLFLGQRLRVVGDVICYERVADRNYQPSVKLCTG; the protein is encoded by the coding sequence ATGGTTAAGAATTCAAAAAAACGCATTTTAGTAGTCGCAGCTAACCCCAAAAATACTTCTCCACTACGGCTAGCAGCAGAAGTAAAAGAAATTGATCAAGCCATACAACAAGCTAAAAAACGTAGCAAATTTGAAGTGCTGAAACCTTGTTTAGCCGCCACATATCGAGACTTCTCACAAGCTGTACTGGAGGCAAATCCTCACATAGTTCACTTTTGTGGACATGGAGAGGGCGACAAAGGATTAGTATTGGAAGATATTACAGGTCAAGCTACATTTGTAGATGCTATCACCCTAGCTGGACTATTTGAATTATTTCAAGACCAAGTTGAATGCGTTCTACTCAATGCCTGCTATTCTGAAGTGCAAGCAGAAGTCATTAAGCAACATATTGATTATGTTATTGGCATGAATCAACCTGTAGGCGATCGCGCTGCAATTGAATTTGCTGTTGGCTTTTATGATGCACTGGGAACGGGTAGAGACTATGAGTTTGCTTACAATTTCGGTTGCAATCGGATTTCACTACCACATATTCAGCAAGCAGATATCCCTATCTTAAAAAAGAAGCCTCAGCCTGAACCTGATTTTAACCCTAGTATTTGGATACATGCTTGGAAAAAACCCAAACAAGGCTATGGTGATTCACCAACGGTTGAACTTGACTGGACACAGTATTTTGATATTGACTCTCAACCTCGCCGCATTGCTGATCAAGCAACCTGGGATAATATTTTACAACCTAGTTTGCTCAAGGCTCGAAAAGAACTGCCGGAAAGAGCAGTTATAGATGTGCGCGGCTTATTGCCTTTAACTACAGCAGTCAGTATTGGTACTGTGTTTCCTGATACTTTGGGATACATTTTGCGAATGGAACAACGAACCACAGCACAGAATAATTTATGGCGATCGGATGCTAAACCTTCAGATGCAAAATTTAAAATTGTTCAGGAAGATGGCGAAATTGGAGAACACCTTTTAGTTGCTTTGGGAATTACAGGTGATGCGTCGAGAGATGTAGATAAACTACGTAAAAATTCACCAATTCCATTCAATTCTGTTGTTTATGCAGAGCCAGAATTTGGTACTGGAGAAAGAGCAATCAGATCTAATGAAGATGTGACTGCACTCGTAATCCATGCTAAAGAAATAATTCGTCAATACCGTCATAAATATGATGCTATCTGCACACATTTAGTTGTATATGCTCCAGTTAGTTTTTGTTTGTTTTTAGGTCAACGATTGAGAGTAGTTGGTGATGTAATTTGTTACGAGCGTGTTGCTGATAGAAATTATCAACCTTCAGTAAAACTTTGTACTGGCTGA
- a CDS encoding Pb-reticulocyte-binding protein, with amino-acid sequence MIQAIDFEQTFVTHLEHFMGKADKFIKVYYTGISEETHLQEIMLAVKNLALDADLKQLEAEYQMYSERKDLLADYDDSAWW; translated from the coding sequence ATGATTCAGGCAATAGATTTTGAACAAACATTTGTTACCCATCTTGAACACTTCATGGGGAAAGCAGATAAGTTCATCAAGGTTTATTATACAGGTATAAGTGAAGAAACCCATCTCCAAGAAATAATGCTGGCGGTGAAAAATCTCGCACTTGATGCAGACTTAAAACAGCTAGAAGCTGAGTATCAGATGTACAGCGAAAGAAAAGACTTGTTAGCTGATTATGATGATTCAGCTTGGTGGTAA